From Candidatus Nitricoxidivorans perseverans, the proteins below share one genomic window:
- a CDS encoding cell division protein FtsQ/DivIB, with protein MARKKPRESAAARGEGFWDQPALMSLAADFLIVLGAAGLAWAATTALQRLPVFPLREMVVVGPAGQVTREQIEHAARGAVTGNFFTIDLESARAAFGKLPWVRNAEVRRRWPDGIELVLEEHVAAARWKPAGAAGTPEGRLVNTWGEVFAGTSDEALPAFSGPEGSAPRLLERHRGFEAALAAAGHRVEGIALSAREAWQLHLEGGLVLELGRDQPRHPLAERVIRFAEHYPAAREAAGFSAGVVDMRYPNGFALRPET; from the coding sequence TTGGCTAGGAAGAAACCACGGGAATCCGCGGCGGCCCGGGGCGAGGGCTTCTGGGACCAACCCGCGCTGATGAGCCTGGCGGCCGATTTCCTGATCGTCCTGGGCGCCGCCGGCCTAGCCTGGGCGGCCACGACGGCGCTTCAGCGCCTGCCCGTCTTTCCCTTGCGCGAGATGGTGGTCGTCGGCCCGGCCGGGCAGGTGACGCGCGAGCAGATCGAGCATGCGGCCCGCGGGGCGGTGACCGGCAATTTCTTCACCATCGACCTGGAATCGGCGCGCGCCGCCTTCGGAAAGCTGCCCTGGGTTCGGAATGCCGAGGTGCGCCGCCGCTGGCCGGACGGCATCGAACTCGTCCTGGAAGAGCACGTCGCCGCCGCCCGCTGGAAGCCGGCGGGGGCCGCCGGCACTCCGGAAGGACGTCTGGTCAACACATGGGGGGAAGTCTTCGCCGGAACGTCCGATGAGGCGCTGCCCGCGTTTTCCGGACCGGAAGGTTCGGCGCCGCGGCTGCTGGAACGCCACCGCGGCTTCGAGGCGGCGCTGGCCGCCGCCGGCCACCGCGTGGAAGGGATCGCGCTGTCGGCCCGCGAAGCCTGGCAACTGCACCTGGAGGGCGGCCTCGTTCTGGAACTGGGCCGCGACCAGCCCAGGCACCCGCTGGCGGAACGGGTCATCCGCTTCGCCGAGCACTATCCGGCGGCGCGCGAGGCGGCCGGTTTTTCCGCCGGCGTCGTCGACATGCGTTACCCCAACGGCTTCGCCCTGAGGCCCGAGACATGA
- the ftsW gene encoding putative lipid II flippase FtsW, which translates to MAYSPARRPPATPTELDPLLLWPALVLLMIGLVMVYSASIATAEGSRFTGHQANYFLVRHAIFLAIGMVVGAAAFQIPLRYWQQLAPWAFVAGVALLALVLIPHVGRSVNGAQRWLPLGPINFQPSELMKLFAVLYAADYTARKLDAMGSFRRGFLPMAAVILGVGFLLLREPDFGAFVVIAAIAFGILFLGGINARLFSLLATVALIGFVILIWTSPYRRERIFGFMDPWQDVLGKGYQLSHALIAFGRGEWLGVGLGASVEKLFYLPEAHTDFLLAVIAEELGFAGVAAIVGLFALLVQRAFAAGRQALILDRVYAGLVAQGIGIWLGIQAFINMGVNMGLLPTKGLTLPLMSFGGSGIVANCVALAILMRVDYENRRLMRGLPA; encoded by the coding sequence ATGGCGTATTCCCCCGCCCGCCGTCCGCCCGCCACGCCCACCGAGCTCGATCCGCTGCTGCTCTGGCCGGCGCTGGTCCTCCTGATGATCGGCCTGGTGATGGTCTATTCCGCTTCCATCGCCACGGCCGAGGGCAGCAGGTTCACCGGCCACCAGGCCAACTATTTCCTGGTCCGACACGCGATCTTCCTGGCCATCGGCATGGTGGTCGGCGCGGCGGCTTTCCAGATTCCCCTGCGTTATTGGCAGCAACTGGCGCCCTGGGCCTTCGTCGCCGGCGTGGCCTTGCTGGCGCTGGTGCTGATTCCCCACGTCGGCCGCTCGGTGAACGGCGCCCAGCGCTGGCTGCCGCTCGGGCCGATCAATTTCCAGCCCTCCGAGCTGATGAAGCTCTTCGCCGTGCTCTACGCCGCGGACTACACGGCCCGCAAGCTCGACGCCATGGGCAGTTTCCGGCGAGGTTTCCTGCCCATGGCGGCGGTAATCCTCGGCGTCGGCTTCCTGCTGCTGCGCGAACCGGATTTCGGCGCCTTCGTCGTAATCGCCGCCATCGCCTTCGGCATCCTTTTCCTCGGCGGCATCAATGCCCGGCTGTTCTCGCTGCTGGCGACGGTGGCGCTGATCGGCTTCGTGATCCTGATCTGGACTTCGCCCTATCGGCGCGAGCGCATCTTCGGCTTCATGGATCCCTGGCAGGACGTTCTGGGCAAGGGCTACCAGCTTTCCCATGCCCTGATCGCCTTCGGCCGAGGCGAATGGCTCGGCGTCGGCCTCGGCGCTTCCGTCGAAAAGCTCTTCTACCTGCCCGAGGCCCATACCGACTTCCTGCTCGCGGTGATCGCCGAGGAACTGGGGTTCGCCGGCGTGGCCGCCATCGTCGGCCTGTTCGCGCTGCTGGTGCAGCGCGCCTTCGCCGCCGGCCGCCAAGCGCTGATCCTCGACCGGGTCTACGCCGGCCTGGTGGCGCAGGGCATCGGCATCTGGCTGGGCATCCAGGCCTTCATCAACATGGGGGTGAACATGGGCCTCCTGCCGACCAAGGGGCTGACGCTGCCGCTGATGAGCTTCGGCGGCTCGGGTATTGTCGCCAACTGCGTGGCGCTGGCGATCCTGATGCGCGTCGATTACGAAAACCGACGCCTCATGCGGGGCTTGCCCGCATGA
- a CDS encoding D-alanine--D-alanine ligase translates to MQKTFGKVAVMLGGDSAEREVSLKSGAAVLAALCRVGVDAHAFDPSERPLSALMDEGFERAFIALHGRGGEDGCLQGALELMKIPYTGSGVLASSLGMDKWRTKLVWQAAGIPVPDYALLDESTDFAAVEARLGLPLFVKPANEGSSIGITKVKAAGELRAARETASRYDRWVIAERFLAGGEFTVAILGNQALPVIRIVPATEFYDYEAKYFRDDTEYRIPCGLPAEQESAMQDMALRAFAVLGGRGWGRVDVMLDGGGNAFCLEINTAPGMTDHSLVPMAARSAGISFEQLVVGILEEAALG, encoded by the coding sequence ATGCAAAAAACATTCGGGAAAGTGGCGGTGATGCTGGGCGGCGATTCGGCGGAACGCGAGGTTTCGCTGAAGAGCGGCGCGGCCGTGCTGGCCGCGTTGTGTCGGGTCGGCGTCGATGCCCATGCCTTCGACCCGAGCGAGCGTCCCCTGTCCGCCCTCATGGACGAGGGCTTCGAGCGCGCCTTCATCGCCCTGCACGGACGGGGCGGCGAGGACGGCTGCCTCCAGGGCGCCCTGGAACTGATGAAGATTCCCTACACCGGCAGCGGCGTGCTCGCTTCCAGCCTCGGCATGGACAAATGGCGCACCAAGCTCGTCTGGCAGGCGGCGGGCATTCCCGTGCCCGACTATGCGCTACTCGACGAATCCACGGATTTCGCCGCCGTCGAGGCCCGGCTCGGCCTGCCGCTGTTCGTCAAGCCGGCCAACGAGGGCTCCAGCATCGGCATCACCAAGGTCAAGGCGGCCGGAGAGCTGCGCGCCGCCCGGGAAACGGCGTCGAGATACGACCGCTGGGTCATTGCCGAGCGGTTCCTGGCCGGGGGCGAGTTTACGGTGGCGATCCTGGGAAATCAGGCCTTGCCCGTGATTCGCATTGTGCCGGCCACGGAGTTCTACGACTACGAGGCCAAGTATTTCCGCGACGACACCGAATACCGCATCCCCTGCGGCCTGCCGGCGGAACAGGAGTCGGCGATGCAGGATATGGCGCTCCGGGCCTTCGCCGTGCTCGGCGGCCGCGGCTGGGGGCGCGTCGACGTGATGCTGGACGGCGGGGGCAATGCCTTCTGCCTGGAGATCAACACGGCGCCCGGCATGACCGACCATTCCCTGGTGCCCATGGCGGCCCGGTCGGCGGGGATTTCCTTCGAACAGCTGGTGGTCGGGATACTGGAGGAGGCCGCCCTTGGCTAG
- the murC gene encoding UDP-N-acetylmuramate--L-alanine ligase, which yields MKHKVRRIHFVGIGGSGMSGIAEVLANQGFEVSGSDLAESAVTRRLASLGARVTIGHAASSVADADAVVVSTAVKEDNPEVVAARARRVPIVPRAQMLAELMRLKQGVAIAGTHGKTTTTSLVASCLAEGGLDPTFVIGGRLNSAGANARLGQGEFLVAEADESDASFLYLSPVISVVTNIDADHMETYDHDFGRLKSAFVEFLHRLPFYGVAVLCADDPNVREVLPRIAKQVVTYGLDPEANIRAEGVAADAGRMRFTCVRTGDANEGTTSRLDITLNLPGLHNVRNALAAIAVASEVGVPDEAIVRALAEFRGVGRRFQRYGEISLPAGGAFTLIDDYGHHPVEMAATLEAARGAFPGRRIVLAFQPHRYTRTRDCFEDFVKVLSGVEGLLLAEVYPAGEAPIVAADGRTLMRAIRVASQVEPVFVEDIADMPQAILGMAKDGDVVLAMGAGSIGSVPGKLVANG from the coding sequence ATGAAACATAAGGTTCGTCGCATCCACTTCGTCGGCATCGGCGGTTCCGGCATGAGCGGCATCGCCGAGGTGCTGGCCAACCAGGGCTTCGAGGTTTCCGGCTCCGACCTGGCCGAGAGCGCCGTCACGCGGCGGCTGGCTTCGCTCGGCGCACGCGTGACGATCGGCCATGCGGCTTCGAGCGTCGCGGATGCGGACGCGGTGGTGGTGTCCACGGCGGTGAAGGAGGACAACCCGGAAGTCGTGGCCGCCCGCGCCCGCCGCGTCCCCATCGTGCCGCGCGCCCAGATGCTGGCCGAGCTGATGCGCCTGAAGCAGGGCGTCGCCATCGCCGGCACCCACGGCAAGACGACGACCACGAGCCTCGTGGCGAGTTGCCTGGCCGAGGGCGGGCTGGACCCCACCTTCGTCATCGGCGGCCGGCTCAACTCCGCCGGCGCCAACGCCCGGCTGGGGCAGGGCGAGTTCCTGGTCGCGGAAGCCGACGAGTCGGATGCCTCCTTCCTCTACCTTTCGCCCGTGATCTCGGTCGTCACCAACATCGACGCCGACCACATGGAAACCTACGATCACGATTTCGGCCGCCTGAAGTCGGCCTTCGTCGAATTCCTGCACCGGCTGCCCTTCTACGGCGTCGCCGTGCTGTGCGCGGACGACCCGAACGTGCGCGAGGTCCTGCCGCGCATCGCCAAGCAGGTCGTCACCTACGGCCTCGATCCGGAGGCCAACATCCGCGCCGAGGGCGTCGCGGCCGACGCCGGGCGCATGCGGTTCACCTGCGTGCGCACCGGTGACGCAAATGAGGGCACGACCTCGCGCCTGGACATCACGCTCAATCTGCCGGGGCTTCACAACGTGCGGAACGCGCTGGCCGCGATCGCCGTGGCCAGCGAGGTGGGCGTGCCCGACGAGGCCATCGTCAGGGCCCTGGCCGAATTCAGGGGCGTCGGCCGGCGCTTCCAGCGTTACGGCGAAATTTCCCTCCCGGCCGGCGGCGCGTTTACGCTGATCGACGACTACGGCCACCATCCCGTGGAGATGGCCGCCACGCTGGAGGCGGCGCGCGGCGCGTTTCCCGGCCGGCGCATCGTCCTGGCTTTCCAGCCGCACCGCTACACGCGCACCCGAGACTGCTTCGAGGATTTCGTCAAGGTGCTCTCCGGCGTGGAGGGCCTCCTGCTGGCCGAGGTCTATCCGGCCGGCGAGGCGCCCATCGTCGCCGCCGACGGCCGAACCCTGATGCGAGCCATTCGTGTCGCCAGCCAGGTGGAACCGGTGTTCGTCGAGGATATCGCGGACATGCCGCAGGCGATCCTGGGGATGGCGAAGGACGGCGACGTCGTCCTCGCCATGGGCGCGGGTTCGATCGGCTCCGTGCCCGGAAAGCTGGTGGCCAATGGCTGA
- the murB gene encoding UDP-N-acetylmuramate dehydrogenase: MAELRGRLVENEPTANHVSWRAGGPVAKAYFPVDLADLANFIGGIRHDERLMVVGLGSNLLVRDGGFDGTVAFTHGALRELRREPDGAVYAEAGVASPKVARFAADHDLAGAEFLAGIPGTFGGALAMNAGCNGSETWNFVERVLMLDRLGRLTERGPEEFSIGYRHVGLKAATDEIFAAAWLRFPAGDGQASRNRIAALLEERIARQPLELPNAGSVFRNPPGDHAARLIEAAGLKGSTEGGARVSEKHANFIVNPGGGATAAEIERLIGRIQAVVREKFGVELVREVRIVGESR; the protein is encoded by the coding sequence ATGGCTGAACTGCGCGGTCGCTTGGTCGAGAACGAGCCGACGGCAAACCACGTTTCGTGGCGCGCCGGCGGCCCGGTGGCCAAGGCCTATTTCCCGGTCGACCTTGCCGATTTGGCGAATTTCATCGGCGGCATTCGCCACGACGAGCGCTTGATGGTCGTCGGCCTGGGCAGCAACCTGCTGGTGCGCGACGGCGGTTTCGACGGCACGGTGGCGTTCACCCACGGCGCCCTTCGGGAACTGCGCCGGGAGCCGGACGGCGCGGTCTACGCGGAAGCCGGCGTGGCCAGCCCCAAGGTGGCGCGCTTCGCCGCCGATCACGACCTGGCCGGCGCCGAGTTCCTGGCCGGCATCCCCGGCACCTTCGGCGGCGCGCTGGCCATGAACGCCGGCTGCAACGGCTCCGAGACATGGAATTTCGTCGAGCGGGTACTCATGCTGGACCGGCTCGGCCGGCTGACGGAGCGCGGACCGGAGGAATTCTCGATCGGCTACCGGCATGTCGGCCTGAAGGCCGCCACGGACGAGATTTTCGCCGCCGCCTGGCTGCGCTTTCCCGCGGGGGACGGCCAGGCTTCCCGGAACCGCATCGCGGCGCTCCTGGAAGAGCGCATCGCGCGCCAGCCGCTGGAACTGCCCAACGCCGGTTCGGTCTTCCGCAATCCCCCCGGCGACCATGCCGCCCGGCTTATCGAAGCGGCCGGCCTGAAGGGAAGCACGGAGGGCGGCGCGCGGGTCTCCGAAAAGCATGCGAATTTCATCGTTAATCCGGGCGGCGGCGCCACGGCGGCTGAGATAGAAAGGCTAATCGGCCGGATTCAGGCGGTCGTGCGGGAAAAATTCGGCGTGGAACTGGTGCGCGAAGTGCGCATTGTCGGGGAAAGTCGTTGA
- the murG gene encoding undecaprenyldiphospho-muramoylpentapeptide beta-N-acetylglucosaminyltransferase → MKKTILIMAGGTGGHIFPGLAVADALRDAGWRVVWMGNPGGMEARLVPGRGVEMAWVRFAALRGMGFLRKLLLPLNLLSGFWQAWREIRRVRPDVVLGMGGFITFPGGMMAALMGIPLVLHEQNSVAGLANKVLALLADRVLTGFPGVLKKGEWCGNPVRPEIAGLPPPAERLAGRSGPLRLLVVGGSLGAQALNEALPRALALLPEPERPEVVHQSGEKHLAMLESRYVSEDLKAHCVPFIEDMAGAYAWADLVICRAGALTVAELAAAGVASILVPFPYAVDDHQTANAKFLAGAGAAILLPQPELTRERLSLMRNFNREQLLQMAERARALAKPGATTAVARVCEELAK, encoded by the coding sequence ATGAAAAAGACAATCCTCATCATGGCCGGCGGTACGGGCGGGCACATCTTCCCCGGCCTCGCGGTGGCGGACGCCCTGCGCGATGCCGGCTGGCGCGTGGTCTGGATGGGCAATCCGGGCGGCATGGAGGCGAGGCTGGTGCCCGGCCGCGGCGTCGAGATGGCCTGGGTGCGCTTCGCGGCGCTGCGCGGCATGGGTTTCCTGAGGAAGCTCCTGCTGCCCCTCAACCTGCTCTCCGGTTTCTGGCAGGCGTGGCGGGAGATCCGGCGCGTCCGGCCCGATGTGGTGCTGGGCATGGGCGGCTTCATCACCTTCCCCGGCGGCATGATGGCGGCGCTGATGGGCATCCCGCTGGTGCTGCACGAGCAAAATTCCGTGGCGGGGCTCGCCAACAAAGTGCTCGCCCTGTTGGCCGACCGGGTGCTGACGGGCTTCCCCGGCGTCCTGAAGAAGGGCGAGTGGTGCGGCAACCCCGTGCGGCCGGAAATCGCGGGATTGCCGCCGCCCGCGGAGCGCCTCGCGGGGCGGAGCGGCCCGCTGCGCCTGCTGGTGGTGGGCGGCAGCCTGGGCGCCCAGGCCCTCAACGAGGCGCTGCCCCGCGCGCTGGCCCTGCTGCCGGAACCGGAGCGTCCCGAGGTGGTGCACCAGTCCGGCGAGAAGCACTTGGCCATGCTGGAAAGCCGCTATGTCTCCGAGGACCTGAAAGCCCATTGCGTGCCATTTATCGAGGACATGGCCGGCGCCTATGCCTGGGCCGACCTGGTGATTTGCCGGGCCGGGGCGCTGACGGTGGCCGAGCTGGCCGCCGCCGGGGTGGCGAGCATCCTGGTGCCTTTCCCGTACGCGGTGGACGATCACCAGACCGCCAATGCGAAGTTCCTGGCCGGCGCCGGCGCCGCCATCCTGCTGCCGCAGCCCGAGCTGACGCGGGAACGGTTGTCCCTGATGCGCAATTTCAACCGCGAACAGTTGCTGCAAATGGCCGAAAGGGCGAGGGCGCTGGCGAAACCCGGCGCCACGACGGCCGTGGCGCGCGTTTGTGAGGAATTGGCCAAATGA
- a CDS encoding DciA family protein: MRPMQPVQRGARSLAACLKADAGLARLTGHADRLLRMQRLLEAATPLSSGARIANLKSGNIVIHAANGAVAAKLKQIAPTLVDVFRSETAEVTGIEIRVQPRIRGLTKPGKPRHATLGENQKRGLTSLADSLSEESPLRAAITRLVRTAA; the protein is encoded by the coding sequence ATGCGACCCATGCAACCCGTGCAACGAGGAGCCCGCAGCCTGGCCGCCTGCTTGAAGGCAGACGCCGGATTGGCCCGGCTCACCGGGCATGCCGACCGTCTGCTGCGCATGCAGCGCCTCCTCGAGGCGGCCACTCCGCTATCAAGCGGCGCCCGGATCGCAAATCTCAAGTCAGGGAACATCGTCATCCACGCCGCCAACGGCGCGGTCGCCGCGAAGCTGAAGCAAATTGCCCCTACTCTCGTCGACGTTTTTCGTTCTGAAACGGCGGAGGTTACCGGAATCGAAATACGGGTGCAACCCCGGATTCGAGGATTGACCAAGCCGGGGAAACCTCGTCACGCCACACTTGGCGAAAACCAGAAGCGTGGACTCACGTCGCTCGCCGACAGCCTGTCGGAAGAATCTCCGCTCCGGGCTGCGATCACCCGGCTGGTCAGAACGGCAGCATGA
- the ftsA gene encoding cell division protein FtsA, whose translation MSKEAKRDLIVGLDIGTSKIVAIVAELNDEGQIVILGLGSHQFEENKGKGLKKGVVVSIEATVDAISRAIQEVELMAGCKVKEVYTGIAGAHIKSKDSNGMAVVREQEVTQFDVERAIEAANATPISADDRILHTLVQEFIVDGQDGVKEPIGMDAKRLEVRVHLVTGAVTAVQNIVKCVHRCGLEVVDLVLQPLASGYAVLTDDEKDVGVCLVDIGGGTTDIAVFTQGAIRHTAVIPIAGDQITSDIGIALRTSTPDAEEIKIRYGVALQQLADPEEMIEVPGVGDRPASSLSRQTLAGFVQPRVEEIYQKVHDELVRSGYDRLLRAGIVLTGGSAAMPGMAELGEEVFHNTVKVGMPHYDGNLRDFVRNPRYSTAMGLLLEGVAQKRRGLKAQGPVTFRQVLARMRAWFGRNF comes from the coding sequence ATGAGCAAGGAAGCGAAACGCGACCTCATCGTCGGCCTGGACATCGGCACGTCCAAGATCGTCGCCATCGTCGCCGAGCTGAATGACGAGGGGCAGATCGTCATCCTCGGCCTCGGCAGCCACCAGTTCGAGGAGAACAAGGGCAAGGGCCTCAAGAAGGGCGTCGTCGTCAGCATCGAGGCGACGGTGGACGCCATTTCGCGCGCCATCCAGGAAGTCGAGCTGATGGCCGGCTGCAAGGTGAAGGAGGTCTACACCGGGATCGCCGGCGCCCACATCAAGAGCAAGGACTCCAACGGCATGGCCGTGGTGCGCGAGCAGGAGGTGACCCAGTTCGACGTCGAGCGGGCCATCGAGGCGGCCAACGCGACGCCGATTTCCGCCGACGACCGGATCCTGCATACGCTGGTCCAGGAGTTCATCGTCGACGGCCAGGACGGCGTCAAGGAGCCGATCGGCATGGACGCCAAGCGGCTGGAGGTGCGCGTGCACCTCGTCACCGGCGCGGTCACCGCCGTGCAGAACATCGTCAAGTGCGTGCATCGCTGCGGCCTGGAAGTGGTCGACCTCGTGCTCCAGCCGCTGGCTTCCGGCTACGCGGTGCTGACCGACGACGAAAAGGACGTCGGCGTCTGCCTGGTCGACATCGGCGGCGGCACGACCGACATCGCCGTGTTCACCCAGGGCGCCATCCGCCACACGGCGGTGATCCCGATCGCGGGCGACCAGATCACGTCGGACATAGGCATCGCGCTGCGCACCTCGACGCCGGACGCCGAGGAAATCAAGATCCGCTACGGCGTCGCGCTCCAGCAGCTGGCCGACCCGGAGGAGATGATCGAGGTGCCCGGCGTCGGCGACCGGCCGGCGTCGAGCCTTTCGCGCCAGACCCTGGCCGGATTCGTCCAGCCGCGCGTCGAGGAGATATACCAGAAGGTGCATGACGAGCTGGTGCGCAGCGGCTACGACCGTCTGCTGCGCGCCGGCATCGTGCTGACCGGCGGTTCGGCCGCGATGCCGGGCATGGCCGAGCTGGGCGAGGAGGTCTTCCACAACACGGTGAAGGTGGGCATGCCGCACTACGACGGCAATTTGCGCGACTTCGTGCGCAACCCGCGCTATTCGACGGCCATGGGCCTGCTGCTGGAAGGTGTGGCCCAGAAGCGGCGGGGCCTCAAGGCGCAGGGGCCCGTGACGTTCAGGCAGGTTCTGGCCCGGATGCGGGCCTGGTTCGGCCGGAATTTTTGA
- the ftsZ gene encoding cell division protein FtsZ produces the protein MFEIIDKDPNPTVIKVIGVGGAGGNAVEHMIREGVQGVEFICANTDAQALKHSSAGIKLQMGPGLGAGGKPEKARDLASADRERIAEALAGAHMVFITAGMGGGTGTGAAPVVAGVARELGILTVAVVTKPFEFEGRRMRLAEEGLSELAQHVDSLIIILNEKLMEVLGDDVSMQEAFRSADNVLKNAVGGIAEIINVPGLVNVDFEDVRTVMGEMGKAMMGSATAAGVDRARTAAEQAVASPLLEGIELSGARGVLVNITANRQLGMREVKEVMATIRNYTHAEATIIFGTVFEDGMEDQLRVTVVATGLGGGARAAARPKLQPVPVSAEGYGLRTGTDDRPMGEPVAGGLDTGLPQVFTSNRGARNAMADSMAASGVDKYDIPAFLRKQAD, from the coding sequence ATGTTTGAAATCATCGACAAGGACCCGAATCCGACCGTCATCAAGGTCATCGGCGTCGGCGGCGCCGGCGGCAATGCCGTCGAACACATGATCCGCGAAGGCGTGCAGGGGGTGGAGTTCATCTGCGCCAACACCGACGCCCAGGCGCTCAAGCATTCCTCGGCCGGCATCAAGCTTCAGATGGGGCCGGGGCTGGGCGCCGGCGGCAAGCCGGAAAAGGCCCGCGATCTCGCCAGTGCCGATCGCGAGCGGATCGCCGAGGCCCTGGCGGGCGCCCACATGGTGTTCATCACCGCCGGCATGGGGGGCGGCACCGGCACCGGCGCGGCGCCGGTGGTGGCCGGGGTCGCCCGCGAGCTGGGCATCCTGACGGTGGCCGTGGTCACCAAGCCCTTCGAGTTCGAGGGCCGGCGCATGCGCCTGGCCGAGGAAGGCTTGAGCGAGCTGGCCCAGCACGTGGATTCCCTGATCATCATCCTCAACGAGAAGCTCATGGAAGTGCTCGGCGACGACGTCAGCATGCAGGAAGCCTTCCGGTCGGCCGACAACGTGCTGAAGAACGCCGTCGGCGGCATCGCCGAGATCATCAACGTGCCGGGCCTCGTGAACGTCGACTTCGAGGACGTGCGCACGGTGATGGGCGAGATGGGCAAGGCCATGATGGGTTCGGCCACCGCCGCCGGCGTCGACCGCGCCCGCACCGCCGCCGAACAGGCCGTCGCCAGCCCGCTGTTGGAGGGCATCGAGCTGTCCGGCGCGCGCGGCGTGCTGGTCAACATCACCGCCAACCGCCAGTTGGGCATGCGTGAGGTCAAGGAGGTGATGGCGACCATCCGCAACTACACCCACGCGGAAGCCACCATCATCTTCGGCACCGTCTTCGAGGACGGCATGGAAGACCAGCTGCGGGTCACCGTGGTCGCCACCGGCTTGGGCGGCGGCGCTCGCGCCGCCGCGCGGCCGAAGCTCCAGCCGGTGCCGGTGTCGGCCGAAGGCTACGGGCTGCGCACCGGCACCGACGACCGGCCGATGGGAGAGCCCGTCGCCGGCGGCCTGGATACGGGTTTGCCCCAGGTATTCACTTCCAATCGCGGCGCCCGAAACGCCATGGCCGATTCCATGGCCGCCAGCGGCGTGGACAAGTACGACATCCCCGCCTTTCTGAGGAAGCAGGCCGACTGA
- the lpxC gene encoding UDP-3-O-acyl-N-acetylglucosamine deacetylase — translation MLRQRTLKSVIRATGVGLHSGAKVSIALRPAQPGTGIVFHRVDLTPPVDLPADPFMVGDTRMASCLEKDGVRLGTVEHLMSALAGLGLDNVHVDVDAAELPIMDGSAAPFVFLLQSAGIEEQNAPKKFLRVRKPVEVREGDKWARLDPYEGFRLSFSILFNHPAVDQSGTSVSVDFADDSYVRNVARARTFGFTQDVEALRAQGLALGGSLDNAIVMDEYRVLNAEGLRVPDEFVRHKVLDAIGDLYLAGHPLLAAFSAHKSGHAMNNRLLRELLADASAWEWASFEREETTPAAVSGLYPQPA, via the coding sequence ATGCTTCGCCAACGCACCCTCAAATCCGTCATCCGCGCCACGGGCGTCGGCCTCCATTCCGGCGCCAAGGTGTCGATCGCCCTGCGGCCGGCGCAGCCCGGCACGGGGATCGTTTTCCACCGGGTCGATCTGACCCCGCCGGTCGACCTGCCGGCCGACCCCTTCATGGTCGGCGACACGCGCATGGCCTCCTGCCTGGAGAAGGACGGCGTCAGGCTCGGCACGGTCGAGCACCTGATGTCGGCGCTGGCCGGCCTGGGGCTGGACAACGTCCATGTGGACGTGGATGCCGCCGAGCTGCCGATCATGGACGGCTCCGCCGCCCCCTTCGTTTTCCTGCTGCAATCGGCCGGCATCGAGGAACAGAACGCGCCCAAGAAGTTCCTGCGCGTGAGGAAGCCGGTGGAGGTGCGCGAGGGAGACAAGTGGGCGCGCCTGGACCCCTACGAGGGATTCCGGCTGTCCTTTTCCATCCTCTTCAACCACCCGGCGGTGGATCAGTCCGGCACATCGGTCAGCGTGGACTTCGCCGACGATTCCTACGTGCGCAACGTCGCCCGCGCCCGTACCTTTGGATTCACCCAGGACGTCGAGGCGTTGCGCGCGCAGGGCCTGGCGCTGGGCGGCAGCCTCGACAACGCCATCGTGATGGACGAATACCGCGTGCTGAACGCGGAAGGGCTGCGCGTGCCCGACGAATTCGTGCGCCACAAGGTGCTCGACGCCATCGGCGACCTGTATCTGGCCGGCCATCCGCTGCTGGCCGCCTTTTCCGCCCACAAGTCCGGCCATGCCATGAACAACCGCCTGCTGCGGGAACTCCTGGCGGACGCCTCGGCCTGGGAATGGGCGAGCTTCGAGCGGGAGGAGACCACCCCCGCGGCCGTCTCCGGCCTCTACCCGCAACCCGCCTGA